From Thermodesulfobacteriota bacterium, one genomic window encodes:
- the ispE gene encoding 4-(cytidine 5'-diphospho)-2-C-methyl-D-erythritol kinase — MPAPPGAASASVCLAAPAKINLFLRVVRRRPDGYHDLVSLMQKLALHDRVELAVTGTGITLTCPDSALPADEGNLAFRAAVAFLERTGLRVGIDIVLSKTIPIAAGLGGGSSDAATVLLGLNELCGLPLRQDDLLALGTRLGADVPFFLLPAPTALATGTGVILDPRPAPGPWWVVLVNPGFPVSTAWAYENLALTREGNPYMVGRVQAGGLSFQVGPGEWVGLGNDLEAVTAGRYPEIVAIKTELLTAGAVGALMSGSGPTVFGLFDEEQRAQAARSSLLQRHGPGVFLTHTLS; from the coding sequence ATGCCTGCACCCCCTGGTGCTGCCTCGGCGTCGGTTTGTCTCGCCGCTCCGGCCAAGATCAATCTGTTCTTGCGGGTCGTCCGCCGCCGCCCCGACGGCTACCACGATCTGGTCAGCCTGATGCAGAAGCTGGCCCTGCACGACAGGGTCGAGCTGGCGGTGACCGGCACCGGGATCACCCTGACCTGCCCGGACAGTGCCCTGCCCGCGGATGAGGGCAACCTCGCGTTCCGGGCCGCGGTGGCCTTCCTGGAGCGGACGGGGCTGCGGGTGGGAATCGATATTGTTCTGAGCAAGACCATCCCGATCGCCGCTGGGCTGGGAGGCGGCTCAAGCGACGCCGCCACGGTGCTGCTCGGCCTCAATGAGCTGTGCGGGCTGCCTTTGCGCCAGGACGACCTGCTGGCCCTGGGGACTAGGCTCGGCGCTGACGTGCCGTTCTTTCTTCTGCCCGCCCCCACCGCCCTGGCGACCGGCACCGGGGTGATCCTCGATCCCCGGCCCGCTCCCGGGCCCTGGTGGGTGGTGCTGGTCAACCCGGGCTTCCCCGTTTCCACGGCCTGGGCCTACGAGAATTTGGCGTTGACAAGGGAGGGTAATCCATATATGGTAGGCCGCGTTCAAGCTGGGGGTCTGTCTTTTCAGGTCGGGCCAGGGGAATGGGTCGGCCTGGGCAACGACCTCGAGGCAGTGACCGCCGGCCGCTACCCCGAGATCGTTGCGATCAAAACCGAGCTGCTGACCGCTGGTGCCGTTGGCGCCCTCATGAGCGGCAGCGGTCCCACCGTTTTTGGGCTGTTCGACGAGGAGCAACGGGCCCAGGCGGCCAGAAGCTCGCTCCTGCAGCGCCACGGCCCAGGCGTATTCTTGACCCACACCCTGTCGTAA
- a CDS encoding DUF1844 domain-containing protein, which yields MRPDDASSDKGQGGADGCECPEGRVWRDGQCVLPEVTFTALVLSLNTSALYLLGELPDPVTGKTAKDPALAKHTIDTLSVLQDKTRGNLDQEEESLLATVLYDLRLRFVKTCR from the coding sequence ATGAGACCGGATGACGCCAGCTCGGACAAGGGCCAAGGGGGGGCGGATGGGTGCGAATGCCCGGAGGGCCGGGTGTGGCGGGATGGCCAGTGTGTGCTGCCGGAGGTGACCTTCACCGCCCTGGTCCTGTCCTTGAACACCTCGGCCCTCTATCTTCTGGGCGAGCTGCCGGACCCGGTCACGGGCAAGACCGCCAAGGATCCAGCCCTCGCCAAGCACACCATCGACACCCTTTCGGTTCTGCAAGACAAGACCCGGGGCAACCTGGACCAGGAGGAGGAGAGCCTGCTGGCCACGGTGCTGTACGATCTCCGGCTGCGCTTCGTCAAGACCTGCCGCTAA
- a CDS encoding ribose-phosphate pyrophosphokinase: MLDRMKVFPGNANREMAQEICDYLKIPLSRADIRHFSDGETFVEIGENVRGSDVFVIQPTCPPVNEHLMELVIMVDALRRASARRITAVMPYYGYARQDRKVAPRVPITAKVVADMLMAVGVRRVLAMDLHAGQIQGFFSIPVDHLFAAPVLLEHIRKTFPRDLVMVSPDAGGVERTRAIAKRLDAGLAIIDKRRERANESTALHVIGSVEGKVAILVDDMVDTAGTLCAAADILAQSGATEVHACCSHAVLSGPAVERISRSRIQTLVVTNSIPLRGAALNCPRIRVLSVSSLLGEAIRRIHAEDSVSSLFV, from the coding sequence ATGCTGGACCGGATGAAGGTTTTTCCAGGCAACGCCAACCGGGAGATGGCCCAGGAGATCTGCGACTATCTGAAGATCCCGCTGTCCCGGGCGGACATCCGCCACTTCAGCGATGGCGAGACCTTCGTCGAGATTGGTGAGAATGTCCGGGGGTCGGATGTGTTCGTCATCCAGCCCACCTGCCCGCCGGTGAATGAGCATCTCATGGAGCTGGTCATCATGGTGGATGCGCTGCGCCGGGCGTCGGCCCGGCGGATCACCGCGGTCATGCCCTATTACGGCTATGCCCGCCAGGACCGGAAGGTGGCGCCTCGGGTGCCCATCACGGCCAAGGTGGTCGCGGATATGCTGATGGCGGTGGGGGTGCGCCGGGTGCTGGCCATGGATTTGCACGCCGGCCAGATCCAGGGCTTCTTCTCGATCCCGGTGGACCACCTCTTTGCGGCGCCCGTGCTCCTGGAGCATATTCGCAAGACCTTTCCCCGGGATCTGGTCATGGTCTCGCCGGATGCCGGGGGCGTGGAGCGCACCAGGGCCATCGCCAAGCGTCTGGACGCCGGACTCGCGATCATCGACAAGCGGCGGGAGCGGGCCAACGAGTCGACCGCCCTGCACGTGATCGGCAGTGTCGAGGGCAAGGTGGCGATCCTGGTGGACGACATGGTGGATACCGCTGGCACCCTGTGCGCCGCTGCCGACATTCTGGCCCAGTCCGGTGCCACCGAGGTGCATGCCTGCTGTTCCCATGCCGTGCTTTCCGGGCCGGCTGTTGAGCGGATCAGCCGCTCCCGGATCCAGACCCTGGTGGTGACCAACAGCATCCCCTTGCGGGGTGCGGCTCTCAACTGCCCGCGGATCCGGGTCTTGTCGGTGTCGTCCCTTCTTGGCGAGGCGATCCGCCGCATCCACGCCGAGGACTCGGTGAGTTCGTTGTTCGTCTGA